One window from the genome of Oryctolagus cuniculus chromosome 1, mOryCun1.1, whole genome shotgun sequence encodes:
- the LOC100342103 gene encoding olfactory receptor 5B17-like produces MENNTEISEFILLGLTSVPELQVPLFIMFTAVYLLTLIGNLGMIMLILLDSHLHTPMYFFLSNLSLLDFCYSSTVTPKMLVGLLVEDNVISYSACATQMFFFAVFATVESYLLASMAYDRYVAVCKPLHYAIIMTKSICIRMAVGCYVVGFLNASVQIGDTFRLPLCTSNVIHHFFCDIPAVMTLTCSDRHISELILIIFSSFNVFFALLVILISYLLIFITIFQMRSGEGYQKALSTCGSHLTTVSLFYRTVIIMYLQPSSSHSMDTDKIASVFYTVIIPMLNPIIYSLRNKEVKSSFKRAVEKAKGFLGLSFNDVKSTES; encoded by the coding sequence atggagaataaTACAGAGATAAGTGAATTCATCCTGCTGGGGCTAACCAGTGTGCCAGAACTGCAGGTCCCACTCTTCATAATGTTCACTGCTGTCTACCTCCTCACCCTGATTGGGAATCTGGGAATGATCATGTTGATCCTGCTGGACTCTCATCTCCACACCCCAATGTACTTTTTCCTCAGTAACCTTTCTCTTTTAGACTTTTGCTACTCCTCCACAGTCACTCCAAAGATGTTGGTTGGGCTGCTTGTAGAAGACAACGTCATCTCCTACAGTGCCTGTGCTACCCAGATGTTCTTTTTTGCAGTCTTTGCCACTGTGGAAAGTTACCTCTTGGCCTCAATGGCTTATGACCGGTATGTGGCTGTGTGCAAACCATTGCATTATGCCATCATAATGACAAAGAGCATCTGTATTCGTATGGCTGTAGGCTGCTATGTTGTTGGTTTTCTGAATGCTTCTGTCCAAATTGGAGACACATTCCGACTTCCTCTCTGTACGTCCAATGTCATTCATCACTTTTTCTGTGATATCCCAGCAGTCATGACTCTGACTTGTTCTGATAGACACATTAGTGAgctgattcttattattttttctagCTTTAATGTCTTTTTTGCACTTCTTGTTATTTTGATTTCCTACCTGTTGATATTTATCACCATTTTTCAGATGCGCTCAGGTGAGGGATACCAGAAGGCTTTATCGACCTGTGGTTCTCATCTTACTACTGTATCTTTATTTTACAGGACTGTAATTATCATGTACTTACAGCCCAGTTCTAGTCATTCCATGGACACAGACAAAATTGCATCTGTATTTTACACTGTGATCATCCCCATGCTAAATCCTATTATTTATAGTCTCAGGAACAAGGAAGTTAAGAGTTCATTTAAAAGAGCAGTTGAGAAAGCAAAAGGTTTTCTAGGTTTGTCTTTCAATGATGTGAAATCCACAGAAAGTTAA